In Vicugna pacos chromosome 10, VicPac4, whole genome shotgun sequence, the following proteins share a genomic window:
- the OR10Q1 gene encoding olfactory receptor 10Q1, with protein MFAWSPDLNQSGPTEFVFRVFTAVPELQALLLLLFLLLYLMILCGNTAIIWAVRAHSSLRTPMYFFLSNLSFLEIGYTSVVAPLMLSNILGAQKPIPLAGCGAQMFFFVTLGSTDCFLLAVMAYDRYVAICHPLHYALIMTQKLCVQMVVCALGLALFLSLQLTSLIFTLPFCGHRREINHFLCDVPPVLWLACADTRVHQAVLYVVGVLVLTVPFLLVCVSYVFITSAILRIRSAEGRRRAFSTCSSHLAVVLLQYGCCSLVYLRPRSSTSEDEDRQIALVYTFVTPLLNPLIYTLRNKDVKGALRSAIISKAASDTN; from the coding sequence ATGTTTGCTTGGAGCCCTGACCTCAACCAGTCCGGCCCCACCGAGTTCGTGTTCCGAGTCTTCACCGCTGTCCCTGAACTCCAggccctcctgctcctcctcttcctcctcctctacctcatGATCCTTTGCGGCAACACCGCCATCATCTGGGCGGTGCGCGCACACAGCTCCCTCCGCACCCCGATGTACTTCTTCCTGTCCAATCTGTCCTTCCTGGAAATCGGCTACACCTCTGTGGTGGCGCCTTTGATGCTGTCCAACATTTTGGGGGCCCAGAAGCCCATACCCCTGGCTGGCTGCGGGGCCCAAATGTTCTTTTTCGTCACCCTTGGCAGCACTGACTGCTTCCTCCTGGCAGTCATGGCGTAcgaccgctacgtggccatctgccaCCCTCTGCACTACGCGCTCATCATGACCCAGAAGCTGTGCGTCCAGATGGTGGTCTGCGCCCTGGGCCTCGCCCTCTTCCTGAGCCTGCAGCTCACATCCTTGATCTTCACCCTGCCCTTCTGCGGGCACCGCCGGGAAATCAACCACTTCCTCTGCGACGTGCCTCCGGTCCTGTGGCTGGCCTGCGCTGACACCCGCGTGCACCAGGCCGTCCTCTACGTGGTGGGCGTCCTCGTGCTGACCGTCCCCTTCCTGCTTGTCTGTGTCTCCTACGTGTTCATCACCTCCGCCATCCTGCGCATCCGCTCTGCGGAGGGCCGCCGCCgggccttctccacctgctcctcccacctcgCCGTGGTCCTGCTGCAGTACGGCTGTTGCAGCCTGGTCTACCTGCGTCCGCGGTCCAGCACGTCAGAGGATGAGGACCGCCAGATCGCCCTGGTCTACACCTTCGTCACCCCGTTACTCAACCCCCTGATTTACACTCTGCGGAACAAGGATGTCAAAGGCGCTCTGAGGAGTGCCATCATCAGtaaagcagcctctgacaccaaTTGA